One Sulfurihydrogenibium subterraneum DSM 15120 DNA segment encodes these proteins:
- a CDS encoding CPBP family glutamic-type intramembrane protease encodes MKRYIAPTFLYLVLIFSILINKYYNFSFLTPLVLLSPLIFIDLKSLNLTSKWSFSLILIIPVLFFQDLHSTLNQLSIALSEELFFRVYLMSFFSNFITSILFTIPHILLYGDLHSFLVFFPSLIYGLVYQKSKSFILVAVLHFLSNIIYSIFISNSDIINRGL; translated from the coding sequence TTGAAAAGATATATTGCGCCGACATTTTTATATTTAGTTCTTATTTTTTCTATTTTGATAAACAAATACTATAACTTTTCTTTTTTAACACCTTTAGTTCTTTTATCACCTTTAATTTTCATTGATTTAAAAAGTTTAAATCTAACATCTAAATGGAGTTTTAGTTTAATCCTTATAATTCCTGTTCTATTTTTTCAAGATTTACATTCCACTTTAAATCAGCTCTCTATTGCACTTTCAGAAGAGCTTTTTTTTAGAGTTTACTTAATGAGCTTCTTCTCTAACTTTATCACTTCAATTTTATTTACAATTCCCCATATATTGTTATACGGCGATTTACATTCATTTCTTGTATTTTTTCCTTCTTTAATTTATGGGCTTGTGTATCAAAAGAGTAAATCGTTTATTTTAGTAGCTGTCTTACATTTTTTATCTAACATAATTTACAGTATATTTATATCAAACTCTGATATAATAAATCGTGGATTATAA
- the gcvH gene encoding glycine cleavage system protein GcvH — protein sequence MEEYRIPEGLYYTKEHIWVKIDNDVATVGITDYGQHQLGDVVFVDLPELEREVEAGEVIASVESVKAVSEIYSPITGKIIAVNEDLANDPSVINSDPYGDGWIADIQMKDPTEIEDLMTAEDYKAYLEELEKEEEL from the coding sequence ATGGAAGAGTATAGAATTCCAGAAGGTCTTTATTATACAAAAGAGCACATATGGGTAAAAATAGATAATGACGTTGCAACAGTAGGTATAACGGATTATGGTCAGCATCAGCTTGGTGATGTTGTGTTTGTTGACTTACCAGAGTTAGAAAGAGAAGTGGAAGCAGGAGAAGTTATAGCTTCTGTTGAGTCTGTAAAAGCTGTTTCTGAAATATACTCACCAATTACAGGAAAAATAATAGCTGTAAACGAAGACCTTGCAAACGACCCGTCTGTTATAAACTCAGACCCTTACGGAGATGGTTGGATAGCAGATATTCAGATGAAAGACCCAACAGAGATAGAAGACTTAATGACAGCAGAAGATTACAAAGCATACTTAGAGGAACTTGAAAAAGAGGAAGAGCTTTGA
- a CDS encoding glycine cleavage system protein R — protein sequence MKTFLITAFGEDRPGIVAKVSQLLYKNGLNIEDSAMTRLNNEFVIMLIVKGNINYNTLKQDLYTLEKDNLNVTLKEISELAKKNTGSTQTYNIIVYGSDKPGIVYNVSKLLAEKSINIADLRTEKTNDLYVMFIQAEIPQELDIKEFENEIENLKNVLNVDIVVENIDTANL from the coding sequence TTGAAAACCTTTTTAATAACGGCTTTTGGAGAAGATAGACCGGGAATAGTTGCTAAGGTAAGTCAACTGCTTTACAAAAATGGATTAAACATAGAAGACTCTGCAATGACAAGACTAAATAACGAGTTTGTTATAATGCTCATCGTAAAAGGTAATATAAACTACAACACTCTCAAACAAGATTTATATACACTGGAAAAAGATAATCTTAACGTTACACTCAAAGAAATTTCAGAGTTAGCTAAAAAAAATACAGGTAGTACACAGACTTACAACATAATAGTCTATGGCTCAGACAAACCGGGTATTGTTTATAATGTTTCAAAATTACTTGCAGAAAAATCTATAAACATAGCAGATTTAAGGACAGAAAAAACAAACGACCTTTACGTTATGTTTATTCAAGCTGAAATTCCACAAGAATTAGATATAAAAGAGTTTGAAAATGAGATAGAAAATCTAAAAAATGTTTTAAATGTTGATATAGTAGTAGAAAATATAGACACGGCAAATCTATAA
- the def gene encoding peptide deformylase, with the protein MEKLPILQYPDERLKKKSIEVVDFGKEFKEFVEKLKYTMYNSPGGVGIAAPQVNNHIRTIIVDTSKSTHKTNKVSHGLMVLSNPKIVYGEGEIIFREGCMSVPDYTGNVKRFYYIKVEALDENGKLITFDTEGFEAVVIQHEIDHLDGKVFIEKVVSPKDIFKRKVYK; encoded by the coding sequence ATGGAAAAACTTCCTATCTTGCAGTATCCTGATGAAAGATTAAAGAAAAAATCTATAGAAGTTGTAGATTTTGGAAAAGAGTTTAAAGAGTTTGTAGAAAAGCTAAAATACACCATGTATAACTCACCTGGAGGAGTAGGTATAGCAGCTCCTCAAGTAAACAACCACATAAGAACGATAATAGTAGATACGTCTAAATCTACACATAAAACAAATAAAGTATCCCACGGTTTAATGGTACTGTCTAACCCAAAAATTGTTTACGGTGAAGGAGAAATAATATTTAGAGAAGGATGTATGTCTGTTCCAGACTACACGGGAAACGTAAAAAGATTTTATTACATAAAAGTAGAGGCTCTTGACGAAAACGGAAAATTAATTACATTTGATACAGAAGGGTTTGAAGCTGTAGTTATACAGCACGAGATTGACCACTTAGACGGAAAAGTTTTCATAGAAAAGGTAGTTTCACCAAAAGATATATTTAAAAGAAAAGTTTATAAATGA
- a CDS encoding TlyA family RNA methyltransferase — protein sequence MEKSQSTPKKERIDKLLVDKGLVESREKAQALIMAGVVFVNNQKVDKPGTKIPTDANIYIKEKMPYVSRGGFKLEKGIKVFNLDVKDKVCLDIGSSTGGFTDCLLQNGAKKVYAVDVGKNQLHEKLKSDPRVVSIEGFNARYLTKKEIPEEVDILVADVSFISLAKILPNICNILKEDFKGVVLLKPQFELSKKEVKDGVVKDPVLHEKAIKSVIDSLYESCYCVKDLDFSPIKGPEGNIEFLIYIERKNQDCKPVNDEKIKQVVSQAHNTL from the coding sequence ATGGAAAAATCTCAATCTACGCCTAAAAAAGAACGAATAGATAAACTACTTGTAGATAAAGGCCTTGTAGAGAGTAGGGAAAAGGCACAAGCTCTCATTATGGCTGGTGTAGTTTTTGTAAACAATCAAAAAGTAGACAAACCCGGAACAAAGATACCAACTGATGCAAACATATACATAAAAGAAAAGATGCCTTACGTATCAAGGGGAGGCTTTAAACTTGAGAAAGGAATAAAAGTATTTAACCTTGATGTAAAAGATAAAGTATGTCTTGATATAGGATCTTCTACTGGAGGATTTACAGACTGTCTCCTTCAAAATGGTGCAAAAAAAGTTTATGCAGTAGATGTAGGTAAAAATCAGCTCCACGAAAAGTTAAAGTCAGACCCAAGGGTTGTATCAATAGAAGGGTTTAACGCAAGATATTTAACAAAAAAAGAAATTCCAGAAGAAGTAGACATACTTGTTGCAGACGTATCTTTTATCTCTCTGGCAAAAATACTTCCAAATATTTGTAATATCTTGAAAGAAGATTTTAAAGGAGTTGTTCTTTTAAAACCTCAATTTGAGCTATCTAAAAAAGAGGTAAAAGATGGGGTTGTTAAAGACCCTGTCCTACACGAAAAAGCTATAAAGTCTGTAATAGACTCCTTGTATGAAAGTTGTTATTGTGTTAAAGATTTAGACTTCTCACCTATTAAAGGACCCGAAGGAAACATTGAGTTTTTAATTTACATTGAAAGAAAAAATCAAGACTGTAAACCTGTAAACGATGAAAAAATAAAACAGGTAGTTTCACAAGCTCACAACACTCTATGA
- the purS gene encoding phosphoribosylformylglycinamidine synthase subunit PurS gives MLIKFYIKPRKGVLDPQGRAVSESLKSLGFSDVKDVRVGKYIEVYIENKDKGKAVEEAKEMAKKALVNDLIEDYEFEIVE, from the coding sequence ATGCTTATAAAATTTTACATTAAACCAAGAAAAGGTGTTTTAGACCCACAGGGTAGAGCTGTTTCAGAGAGTTTAAAATCTCTTGGTTTTTCTGATGTCAAAGATGTAAGAGTAGGAAAGTACATAGAAGTATACATTGAAAACAAAGACAAAGGAAAAGCAGTAGAAGAAGCAAAAGAAATGGCAAAAAAAGCCTTGGTAAACGACCTTATAGAAGATTATGAATTTGAGATAGTGGAGTAG
- the purQ gene encoding phosphoribosylformylglycinamidine synthase I: MKFGVAVYPGSNCDYDTYYVIRDVIKKDVDFIDYRETNINKYDCIIVPGGFSFGDYLRPGVIASHTPLTNALKDFAEKGKFIIGICNGFQILTEAHLLPGALLSNNHGKFICKHQYLRVENNSTPFTNKLNKGEVIKLPIAHHDGNYFIDEETLKKMEEKGQIILRYCDKDGNVSPDSNPNGSISNIAGVCNEKFNVFGLMPHPERACEPILGSSDGLKILLSIIN, translated from the coding sequence ATGAAATTTGGTGTAGCTGTCTATCCTGGTTCGAACTGTGATTATGACACTTACTACGTAATAAGAGACGTAATAAAGAAAGATGTAGATTTTATAGATTACAGAGAGACAAACATTAATAAGTATGACTGTATAATAGTTCCTGGAGGGTTTTCTTTTGGAGATTACTTAAGACCGGGTGTTATAGCATCTCATACACCACTGACAAACGCTTTAAAAGATTTTGCAGAAAAAGGAAAATTTATCATTGGTATCTGCAACGGTTTTCAGATACTAACAGAAGCTCACCTTCTTCCGGGAGCTCTACTTTCTAATAACCATGGTAAATTTATCTGTAAACATCAATACTTAAGAGTTGAAAACAACAGCACACCTTTTACAAATAAATTAAACAAAGGAGAAGTTATAAAGCTTCCTATAGCACACCACGACGGAAATTACTTTATTGATGAGGAAACTCTTAAAAAGATGGAAGAAAAAGGTCAGATAATATTAAGATACTGTGATAAAGATGGCAACGTAAGTCCAGATTCAAATCCTAACGGGTCTATATCTAACATAGCCGGTGTTTGCAACGAAAAGTTTAACGTATTTGGACTTATGCCTCACCCAGAGAGAGCCTGTGAGCCAATACTTGGCTCTTCAGATGGATTAAAGATACTCTTGTCAATCATTAATTAA
- a CDS encoding TlpA family protein disulfide reductase — MRKVIFLVLILFLTASGKEKTLLLDKFSNPVPLPSDKLIILNFMAYSCGHCMAEIPTIKKVLKEKEFEGRFVVIAFALDGKENNFKDRDFPIYANNPKNQVIFPIFGTPTTYIITPSGKKLAVIYGALTEENIRKYLREALSKSASGRI, encoded by the coding sequence ATGAGAAAAGTAATTTTTTTAGTTTTAATACTTTTTCTTACAGCTTCTGGAAAGGAAAAAACTCTTCTTTTAGACAAATTCTCAAATCCTGTTCCTTTGCCTTCTGATAAGCTGATAATTTTAAACTTTATGGCATACTCTTGTGGACACTGTATGGCAGAGATACCCACTATAAAAAAAGTTTTAAAAGAAAAAGAGTTTGAAGGCAGATTTGTAGTAATTGCTTTTGCTTTAGATGGTAAAGAAAATAATTTTAAAGACAGAGATTTTCCCATTTATGCAAATAATCCTAAAAATCAGGTTATATTCCCAATATTTGGGACTCCTACCACCTACATAATTACTCCTTCAGGAAAAAAATTAGCAGTAATATACGGCGCTTTAACAGAAGAAAATATTAGAAAGTACTTAAGAGAGGCTCTATCAAAAAGTGCGTCCGGCAGGATTTGA
- a CDS encoding deoxyribonuclease IV: protein MVNIGTHVSSSKSLDLVFDRGKEMSAKSIQFFLRSPRAWSWIERKDSEKQLFLEKKNTYGINPVVVHASYLFNLASSDDELFKKSINSVIEELKLCEELNVDYYVIHAGKTKGKSKEYGINRILKGFESIFSQVKLKNTTFLVETLAGQSGEVGSTLEEVKQLIEPFFTEKIGVCLDTCHIFAAGYPVHTEGGFIDYKSKLKDLIGLERVKVIHCNDSKAPYNSHKDRHQHIGKGFLGLKAFEYFLNDNYFKTLPFILETPKEGDMDIINMRVLYSLVRP, encoded by the coding sequence ATGGTAAACATAGGAACTCATGTATCATCTTCAAAATCGTTAGACCTTGTTTTTGACAGAGGAAAAGAAATGAGTGCTAAAAGTATTCAGTTCTTCTTAAGGTCTCCAAGGGCTTGGAGCTGGATTGAAAGAAAAGACTCAGAAAAACAACTTTTTTTAGAAAAGAAAAATACTTATGGAATAAATCCAGTTGTAGTCCATGCTTCTTACTTGTTTAATTTAGCATCTTCTGATGATGAACTTTTTAAAAAGTCTATCAATTCTGTAATTGAAGAGTTAAAGCTTTGTGAGGAGTTAAATGTAGATTACTACGTTATTCACGCTGGAAAAACTAAAGGTAAATCAAAAGAGTATGGGATAAACAGAATTTTAAAAGGTTTTGAAAGTATATTTAGTCAGGTAAAGCTGAAAAATACAACCTTTTTAGTAGAAACTCTAGCCGGTCAATCTGGAGAGGTAGGTTCTACTTTGGAAGAAGTAAAACAGCTTATAGAGCCTTTTTTTACTGAAAAGATTGGAGTATGTTTAGATACTTGCCACATTTTTGCAGCTGGATACCCTGTCCACACAGAAGGAGGTTTTATAGATTATAAATCTAAATTAAAAGATTTAATCGGGTTAGAAAGAGTAAAAGTTATTCACTGTAATGACTCAAAAGCACCTTATAACTCCCATAAAGACAGACACCAGCATATAGGAAAAGGTTTTTTAGGACTTAAAGCATTTGAATACTTTCTTAACGATAATTATTTTAAAACACTTCCTTTTATACTTGAGACACCAAAAGAAGGAGATATGGATATAATAAATATGAGAGTTTTATACTCTCTTGTGCGTCCGTAG
- a CDS encoding MBL fold metallo-hydrolase — protein sequence MKVLTVGHLAENCIVVYDEKTKDCVIVDPGADGEDILEEVKDFNVKSILATHGHLDHVGQVGFLKQVLDIPFYMNVKDNFLINNDIFPGFSMIVKATKCPEPDFDLKEGDILTFGSISLSVIETPGHTPGSVCFYGEENKILISGDTLFAGSVGRVDLPGGNGAELEKSLKKLMNLPEDTVVYPGHGNRTTIGREKIVNPFITGVFKLKW from the coding sequence GTGAAAGTCCTTACGGTTGGTCATCTGGCGGAGAATTGTATTGTAGTATACGATGAGAAAACAAAGGACTGTGTAATTGTAGACCCGGGAGCTGACGGTGAAGATATATTAGAAGAAGTGAAAGATTTTAATGTAAAATCTATTTTAGCTACCCACGGACACTTAGACCACGTAGGACAGGTTGGTTTTTTAAAGCAGGTTTTAGACATTCCTTTTTATATGAATGTAAAAGATAATTTTTTGATAAATAACGATATATTTCCAGGATTTTCTATGATAGTTAAAGCTACAAAATGTCCTGAACCTGATTTTGATTTAAAAGAAGGAGATATTTTAACCTTCGGTAGTATTAGCTTGTCTGTTATAGAAACACCTGGACATACGCCCGGTAGTGTCTGTTTTTATGGCGAAGAAAATAAAATCCTTATAAGTGGAGATACTCTTTTTGCTGGAAGTGTAGGAAGGGTAGACCTTCCCGGTGGAAATGGAGCTGAGCTGGAAAAATCTTTAAAAAAACTTATGAATCTTCCAGAAGATACTGTTGTTTATCCAGGACACGGAAATAGGACAACGATAGGTAGAGAAAAAATAGTAAATCCTTTTATAACAGGAGTTTTTAAACTAAAATGGTAA
- the accC gene encoding acetyl-CoA carboxylase biotin carboxylase subunit produces the protein MLKNIKRILIANRGEIAVRAIRSIRELGGESIAVYSEGDKNSIHKDLADISICIGGPQPSQSYLNIPAILSAVDLVHADAIYPGYGFLAENPNFAAICEKSNIKFIGPSSKTLKLTGDKAAAREAAKKANVPIIPGSPPVDDLKDALEIASKIGYPVLIKAAAGGGGRGMRIAHNEQDLTRLLPLAQREAESAFGDKTVYIEKFIENPKHIEIQILADEYGNIIHLGERECSIQRRHQKLIEESPSSFIDEKIRKEMGEAAVRFAKAVEFTGAGTVEFIVDKNKNFYFIEMNGRIQVEHPVTEMVTGIDIVSWQLKIADGQKLTLLQDDIKINGHAIEFRINAEDPETFIPSPGKIEKLYIPGGYGVRVDTHIYQGYQIPPYYDSLMAKLIVWGKTREEAIRRAKRALNEFKIEGLKTTIPFHLKMLEHKEFLKGTYTTSLVDREFLK, from the coding sequence TTGCTGAAAAACATAAAAAGAATCCTTATTGCAAACAGAGGTGAGATAGCTGTTAGGGCAATTAGGTCTATAAGGGAACTTGGTGGTGAGAGTATTGCGGTTTACTCAGAAGGAGATAAAAACTCTATACATAAAGACCTTGCTGATATTTCTATATGTATAGGAGGCCCTCAACCTTCACAAAGTTACCTTAATATTCCTGCTATTTTATCTGCTGTTGATTTGGTTCATGCAGATGCAATTTATCCCGGATACGGCTTTTTAGCTGAAAATCCAAATTTTGCTGCTATTTGTGAAAAAAGTAATATAAAATTTATTGGACCTTCTTCAAAAACCTTAAAACTTACAGGAGATAAAGCAGCTGCAAGGGAAGCTGCAAAAAAAGCAAACGTTCCAATTATTCCCGGAAGCCCCCCTGTAGATGATCTTAAAGATGCATTAGAGATAGCATCAAAGATAGGCTATCCAGTTTTAATAAAAGCTGCTGCTGGTGGTGGTGGTAGAGGTATGAGGATAGCCCATAACGAGCAGGATCTAACAAGATTACTACCTTTAGCCCAGAGAGAAGCTGAAAGTGCTTTTGGAGATAAAACAGTCTATATAGAAAAATTTATAGAAAATCCTAAACATATAGAGATTCAAATACTTGCAGATGAGTATGGAAACATTATACACCTTGGAGAAAGGGAGTGTTCTATTCAAAGAAGACATCAAAAACTTATTGAGGAATCTCCTTCATCTTTTATTGATGAAAAAATAAGAAAAGAGATGGGAGAGGCAGCTGTAAGATTTGCAAAAGCTGTTGAGTTTACAGGTGCAGGTACAGTTGAATTTATAGTTGATAAGAACAAAAACTTCTACTTTATTGAGATGAACGGAAGGATTCAAGTAGAACATCCTGTTACTGAAATGGTTACAGGTATAGACATTGTCTCTTGGCAGCTGAAAATTGCAGATGGACAAAAACTAACATTATTACAAGATGATATAAAGATAAATGGTCATGCAATAGAGTTTAGAATAAATGCAGAAGACCCTGAAACCTTTATACCATCTCCAGGAAAAATAGAAAAACTATATATTCCGGGTGGCTATGGAGTTAGAGTCGATACTCACATATATCAAGGATATCAAATACCACCTTACTACGATTCATTAATGGCAAAACTTATAGTTTGGGGTAAAACAAGAGAAGAAGCTATAAGAAGGGCTAAAAGAGCATTAAACGAGTTTAAGATAGAAGGCTTAAAAACCACTATCCCTTTCCACCTAAAAATGCTGGAACATAAAGAGTTTTTAAAAGGAACTTATACAACTTCTTTAGTTGATAGAGAATTTTTAAAGTGA
- a CDS encoding GspE/PulE family protein yields MQDNPQQKRVFLVLRKMVDEGIIPLEKVRGNPNINPKKTFTEVLEYIIKNNIADENKIKEFFIKFLGYKPFDLKVHQINISRDVLEKVSPSFMEKNKVVPFSMENNILKVAVLNPTDKEAINQIKFFTGAKFIDAYVATLSEIENLYKSIIPLLPAKKMIEDISLDVEVSEEQEKNEQNLENILSEAEESPIVKLSRAIIVDAINSGASDIHIEPMEKLLRVRYRVDGILRTVKEFPPSIKDALAARYKIMSNLDIAEKRLPQDGRIRIVINRKKYDLRVSILPTVYGEKIVMRIQDAESYLNVKLEDLGFEEDDLKIFREGIYSPWGMVLVTGPTGSGKTTTLYSALMERNKDDVNIMTAEDPVEVSIFGINQVHVKEEIGLTFAAALRAFLRQDPDIILVGEIRDRETAEIAVKAALTGHLVFSTLHTNDAPSTITRLIDIGVDRFLVATAVHTIVAQRLIRKLCNNCKQPANFPPEVLKSFGFSDEDIKEGSFFVHNPKGCEKCNGTGYKGRTAVHEILKLTDDIRKLVVEGKSADDIRENAISKCNMKTLYQDGLIKVKKGITDITEIERVLMK; encoded by the coding sequence ATGCAGGATAATCCACAGCAAAAAAGAGTTTTTCTCGTTCTTAGAAAAATGGTTGATGAAGGAATTATCCCTTTAGAAAAAGTCCGAGGGAATCCAAACATTAATCCCAAGAAAACATTTACTGAGGTTCTTGAATATATAATTAAAAATAATATAGCAGATGAGAACAAAATAAAAGAATTTTTTATAAAATTTCTTGGCTATAAACCTTTTGATCTTAAAGTTCACCAAATTAATATAAGCAGGGATGTTTTAGAAAAGGTATCTCCTTCTTTTATGGAAAAAAATAAAGTTGTACCGTTTAGTATGGAAAATAACATCTTAAAAGTAGCTGTTTTAAATCCAACAGATAAAGAAGCTATAAACCAAATAAAATTTTTTACGGGTGCCAAATTCATAGACGCATACGTAGCAACTCTAAGCGAAATTGAAAATCTATATAAAAGTATAATCCCATTACTTCCTGCTAAAAAAATGATAGAAGATATATCTCTTGATGTTGAAGTTAGTGAAGAACAAGAGAAAAATGAGCAAAATTTAGAAAATATCCTTTCTGAAGCAGAAGAAAGTCCTATAGTTAAACTTTCAAGAGCTATTATAGTTGATGCAATTAATTCTGGAGCTTCTGATATTCACATAGAACCGATGGAAAAGCTACTTAGGGTCAGATATAGAGTTGACGGTATTTTAAGAACTGTTAAAGAGTTTCCTCCCAGCATAAAAGATGCCTTAGCTGCCAGATATAAGATAATGTCAAACCTAGATATAGCTGAAAAAAGATTACCTCAAGATGGAAGGATAAGGATAGTTATAAACAGGAAAAAATACGATTTAAGGGTTTCTATACTTCCCACTGTTTACGGCGAAAAAATCGTTATGAGGATACAGGATGCAGAGAGTTATCTAAATGTAAAATTAGAAGATTTAGGTTTTGAGGAAGATGATTTAAAAATATTTAGAGAAGGTATTTACTCTCCATGGGGTATGGTTCTTGTCACAGGTCCAACAGGTTCAGGTAAAACAACTACTCTCTACTCTGCGCTAATGGAGAGGAATAAAGACGATGTAAACATTATGACTGCAGAAGACCCAGTCGAGGTATCTATCTTCGGCATAAATCAAGTTCATGTAAAAGAGGAAATAGGACTTACCTTTGCAGCTGCTCTAAGAGCATTTTTAAGACAAGACCCAGATATTATTCTTGTAGGTGAGATAAGGGATAGAGAAACTGCCGAAATAGCTGTAAAAGCAGCATTAACAGGACACTTGGTATTTTCTACCCTTCATACAAACGATGCTCCATCTACCATAACAAGACTTATAGACATCGGAGTAGATAGGTTTTTAGTAGCTACGGCTGTTCATACAATCGTAGCACAAAGACTTATAAGAAAGTTATGTAACAACTGTAAACAACCTGCAAACTTTCCACCAGAAGTATTAAAGAGTTTTGGATTTTCTGACGAAGATATAAAAGAAGGAAGTTTCTTTGTACATAACCCAAAGGGATGTGAAAAGTGCAACGGAACGGGTTATAAAGGAAGGACTGCCGTACATGAAATTTTAAAGTTAACAGATGATATAAGAAAACTTGTTGTAGAAGGAAAAAGTGCAGATGATATTAGGGAAAATGCAATTTCAAAGTGTAATATGAAAACTCTTTATCAGGATGGACTTATAAAAGTAAAAAAAGGGATTACAGATATAACAGAGATAGAAAGAGTACTTATGAAATAG
- a CDS encoding type IV pilus twitching motility protein PilT — translation MNGEASIKNISIDEIAKEAVSRNATDIHITAGLPPVIRVDGRLIPLAGYYMLTPKDSQSLIYSFMNEKQKRTFEDQKELDFSFGIKGVGRFRVNVFYQRGTVAAALRRIPYEIKPMEELGLIPKVKDLCHFSMGLVLVTGPTGSGKTTTLASMIDYINTNFPYHIITIEDPIEYIFQHKKSTVAQREIGNDTDSFARALKYALREDPDVILVGEMRDLETIRAALTAAETGHLVFGTLHTNTAVQTINRIINVFPMEEQDQVRTELSFVLQGVISQRLLPKIGGGRVLIHEVMIPNTAIRNLIRENKIHQIYGLMQTGQAESGMQTMNQSILKALKNKLITLEDAFKISPDPEELKRMIAVAGVK, via the coding sequence ATGAATGGCGAAGCATCAATAAAAAATATTTCAATAGATGAAATAGCAAAGGAAGCTGTATCGAGAAATGCAACGGATATTCATATAACGGCAGGTCTTCCCCCTGTAATAAGAGTTGATGGGCGGTTGATACCATTAGCAGGATATTATATGTTAACCCCAAAGGATTCACAATCATTAATATATTCCTTTATGAATGAAAAACAAAAAAGGACATTCGAAGATCAAAAAGAACTTGATTTTTCATTTGGAATTAAAGGAGTTGGTAGATTTAGGGTAAACGTATTTTATCAAAGAGGAACAGTTGCGGCTGCTTTAAGGAGAATTCCATACGAGATAAAACCCATGGAGGAACTTGGATTAATTCCTAAAGTAAAGGATCTTTGTCATTTTTCTATGGGACTTGTTTTAGTTACAGGACCCACAGGTTCTGGTAAAACAACTACATTAGCTTCTATGATAGATTATATAAATACAAACTTTCCATACCACATTATCACAATTGAAGATCCTATCGAATATATTTTTCAACATAAAAAATCTACTGTTGCACAAAGAGAAATAGGAAATGACACAGATTCTTTTGCAAGAGCTTTAAAGTATGCTCTCAGGGAAGACCCAGACGTAATTTTAGTTGGTGAGATGAGGGATTTAGAGACTATCAGGGCAGCATTAACAGCTGCAGAAACAGGACACCTTGTATTTGGAACGCTCCACACTAACACAGCTGTACAAACTATAAACAGAATAATTAACGTATTTCCAATGGAAGAACAAGATCAAGTAAGAACAGAACTTAGTTTTGTATTACAAGGTGTTATATCTCAAAGACTACTACCTAAAATAGGAGGTGGAAGGGTTTTAATTCACGAGGTTATGATACCTAACACAGCTATAAGAAACCTCATAAGAGAAAACAAAATACATCAAATATACGGATTGATGCAAACAGGTCAAGCGGAAAGTGGAATGCAAACAATGAATCAATCTATACTTAAAGCTTTGAAAAACAAGTTAATTACATTAGAAGATGCTTTTAAAATATCCCCCGATCCAGAGGAACTAAAAAGAATGATTGCAGTTGCGGGAGTTAAATGA